Below is a window of Lepidochelys kempii isolate rLepKem1 chromosome 14, rLepKem1.hap2, whole genome shotgun sequence DNA.
TCTCTGATGAAGCATAGGAACAGGTTGCTTGTAGCCATGGAGCCTTGAATAACACCATTGGGGTCCAAGTCATCAATGAGAAGCCTTGGCCCACCTGTAGAGTTACCTTACCTAGGAGTCATTTCACCTAATAGAACTGTAGTATGCAAATTATCAGCAGGGAAAGACTGaggattggttgagttacctctgatgtcACCATGGCCCAACTTTAGAGGAACCTGATCTACTGACTTGGCCATGTGGAAAACTTATTCTGAATCTAATGATTAGACACAACTTTTCTTAACAATTTAGCTTCATTAAAACCTAATATCTTCAAATGTAGCCTACAAACTTATTTGAAATGAGGATGAACACTGTGGAAAGTGTGAAGAGTATGTTTATTCCAGTTTTAAGATCACTTGGGAGAAAGCAAGGAGATGGCAAAATCTCAGTTTCAAGCAGACCACTGTCTTAATTATTATATTCTCATGAACTAATTAAGGTATTTGCTTGCAAAGTCATTCAAACTCCAAGAATAAGTAAGCCAAGATCAAGGAGGATACACAGTATTCTTCAGAGCAGGGGTGCAGTGTATTTTTAAGGCTTTGGCTTGGTGTTCTAATTTTCCTCCAGAATGTGTCCAATGGCCAGAGGTAGACAACACCGAGACTCTGCACTGCAATTCAGGGAGTCCTGATTCTGATATGCATGAGTTCAACAGGCACACAAAGAGGAATATGGACTATTCATGTGAGTCAGTTTACAAGCTCATATTTCCATGATTGGtccattaatatatatatatatatatatatatatatatatatatatatatatatatatatatatatatatatatatataggtttaaaatatctgtattcttgggaaagaaaaaaatctacagaCAGCTTTTCTGAAGGCTTCCTTCACCtccttgtttctcaggctgtatATCAGGGGGTTGACCAATGGAGTCAGGACTCCATAGAAGACAGAGAACACTTTGTTCAGGTGCCTCAGTATATCAGAGCCTGACACCAAATACACAATGACTAGTGTCCCGTAGAAAATTGTCACCAcaatgaggtgagaggagcaggtggaaaaGACCTTTTTCCTCCCAGTGGTGGAAGAAATTCTCAGGATGGTGGAGATGATACAAACATAGGATGCCAGGATCAACAGAAATGGAGGCAATGTAAAAATGGAGGAATTTATGAAAGCAGTAACTTCCACTGTGTGGGTATCACTGCAGGACAGTTTTATTACTGGGCTtaaatcacaaaagaaatggtCAATTTCATTGGGGCCACAGAATGTTATCCGTGAGGTCATAGATATACAGATGGCCATACATATAAATCCACCTATCCATGACCCGACCACCAACTTGATACAGAACCTGCTATTCATAAGGGATGCATAATGCAGAGGTTTGCATATCGCTAAATAACGATCATAGGACATCACAGATAAGAGAGAACATTCAGCGGCTGCCAGAGAACCAAAGAAATATAATTGTGTCAGGCAGCCACTAACAGAAATGGTTCTGTCCccagtcaggagactggccaACATCCTGGGCAGGATGGTCAAGGAGTAGCAAGTCTCCAAGCAGGACAAGCTCCCCaagaagaagtacatgggggtgtgaaggtgctgatcagCCACAACTAGTGCAATTATGAGGATGTTTCCGGCCAGAGTCACAATGCAGATCACTAGAaacagcaggaagagaagaatCTGCAGTTGAGGGAAAGTCCCAAATCCCAGGAGGATGAATTCTGTGATGGTTGTTTGATTTTCCTGGCATCTGTTCATTGTTGGTTTCATCTAGGGGAAATAAAAGAAATTCTGCAATTTATAGCGTAACTTCTATTTCAAAACACTAAGCATTTCAATTCCGACTTCTCCCTGCTGGTTCCATCCCAACGGGTGAGTGAAGACACCAGATGGTGAtgacattttggggaaaattttCCTAAGGGCCTAAGTGTAATCACCTTGAAAACGTTCCTATTGTCTGGTATCTCTATGGTTGAACACATCTCAGCTGCAGAACTCCTGACCATACTTGTATATTACTTTAGCCACAATGTCTGAGATTATAGGTGAAGACTAAGAAAATTAAATGCCACTTTCCTGACCTCCTATGAAAATCCCAGCCAAAGGCTCATACCTAATTTGGTATGTTGGGCTCATACCTAGTTTAGCCATACTTACATTTCAGAGTCCAGCAGATTCCAGTGGAGTGGACACTAGAATTCAATTCCAGAaacttgggttttattcctggctcatCCACTCCCAGACCTTGAGCTTGtcctttcctctctctgtgcctctgttccctccTCTGTGAAATCGTTGATGACAATACCACTTACCGTTTTCTTAATGTGATTTGAGGTTTATGAAACAAGAGCTCTCAGCATATGCTCCATTGCTCTTGTGTAAAATAGAGATGCTACTTAAGACACTTGACAAAGTTCTTTAATATCTCTGTTCATGAGTGCTGTATAACTTAAATGCTATAAAACTGCTATGCGACCATGCATAACTTTCAATACAGAATAGGAAGAGAACCTAACCATGCCTCACAGTCACAGCATATGTTTATATTTCCATCTCAATTTCTGCAGAAATGGCATCAATTGTTCTTTTAATAGCACTGAACATTTCTAGACATTTCCCTTTTTCCCTTCATTCTGCAGGGATATCTCTCTCAAATCTCTCCTAACTAGAATCAGatagtttgtttgtttatcttCAAGGATATGCACCATTATTTCTGAGAGCCACACATCAATAAAAATTgatggataacattttcaaaagtgcccaaaaCTATCCATGCACATAAACCTGCAGACAGGACCCCCAGTACCTTTGAACATCTGGCCCTGAGACAGCATGCTAATGAGCATAGGGGGGATAACTACATTAAGGAGGTCTGCCAATACTTCCTTGGCTAAGGCTGCTGTGACAGTTTGGGGAATATATGCTTTTCCAGTTGTTAATTCCATTTGGTTTTATGAATGTTATTTCTACTGTAATCATCTTTCTGGATGAGATCATCTCTTTGGTACCAGGAAACATGTACCTGGTTGTGGAGAAGCTATGCCTGGAAAGCAGTGAGAAAgccattaaggaccatcaacACTGAATGGCTCACCGCTGGTGAAGcagtgggagtgtgctgagagatacagagctaggaacagtgacCAGTTACTACCTAGATCAGGGGGCTCAGCAGCACATGGGATTCAGAAGCTGGAGCCAACGACAACAGTCCAGAGTCAGTTCAGAGCGGGGAACAGGACCAGGATGTCACAGTTGCATCTAGGTTTCTGCTGTGACTAAAATTTGAAATTGTCCCGTAGACAAACCCATAGGGACATTCTGTCATCCAAAGAAGAGAACTCACCCCTCGCAGGATCTGCTGATTTCTAGAGTCACCTATGAGACACAAGGATTCTGATGACCATCAGAGATTTGCTACTAAAAGCACTGTTGTCATGGTTTGTTATTTGACTCTCACTGTTTTTGTAACCTCGTTGCTACTGCCAGAAAGCACAGATAGGGTTGAAATTTGGCAATATGATGGAATGACGTCACATATGTGGAAATATGTTCTTGATCTGTTCAACATAACTACAGATATAATCTGACACACAATTAATGCCCAAGCCCATACATGCCCTCACCcaccacactctctctctctcattcaggTGTATATGCCCTAGTCATGAGAATCTAATAATTTTCCAGTGGGTGCAGGAGAATGACTCACATACAGTGGGAACATGAAATGCAAGAAATGGGATCACTCAGAAGGAAATTAACCCAGTTTGGAATGTTGCTTAAACTAGAATGAATGGACTGAGGTTTCTGAAATGCTGAAAGTGTTTCAATGGGACTTATTCACCTAATTGACATAAAGGGAGATTTTCAATGGCAAAAATAGGGCAGACAGGTTGAAATTCCAAACATTGGCCATGACTGACTCAGTTGAATGTAAAATCTATATAGTAAGATTCCAGGAGAGTGACTCTGTGTGTCACTCTAAAGCATACTAAGCCTGAAAAACCAAAGGGATCCTGTAAAATGTGGCAGCATAGACCAATAGCtaaggatgaatacaaaagaaTACCGTAAGtacgtagggacaaaatcagaaaggctaaggcacaaaatgagttatacctagcaagggtcataaataagaaaaggaattgtaagtacattaggagcaagagaaagatgaagaaaagtggGGGTCCTATAGCTGTCaggaaaggagagctaataatggatgacatCGAGAAGGCTGATATATCAACACAACCATGTACACAATAAAACAACTACCACACACAATAACCCCAAGCACACATAGCCCCTCACTGCAGTGCACATCTACACAAATTAACACAAATGTCCCAGTACAACACGAGAAATACACAAATGAACACAACCACCCACACAACTCAACCAGCacacacaataaccccaaacaccACTCTGAACACTAGAATTTCCGTTGAATCCATATGAAATGATGGAAATGGTTACAAGCATGGTTCACAGCTCTTTCTGTTTAGATTATCACCTGGTTCCATTATCACTGGGATAAACAGTCTGTTattgtccagtttttaaattctcagccatgtgggttttttttatcacATGTGAGTTTACAAATTACACTCTTATGACAGCACAGGCTTTCAGCTAGTAGAGAAGAAGTGACCAGATTGCCTCCAGGAATAGAAGCTTGACAAGTGACCTGGCTGACATGGCAGCTAAATGGCAGGTAACATTTAGAAGAAGAAGGATCTCAGACATATTCGAAAAGATTAGCTATAACTTTTAAAAGCTGTTCATTTATCCCTAGTGGATAGAGATCAAGATGTTGCCCTCCTTTGCCCTCCTTACTCTGATTCCTCCCTTCTTTACCCTCAcacttttctgttctttttttttattctcccattacctttgtttgtgtgtgtgtgaaatcaataaaatataaataaatcaataaataaaaagaaatgtgcACACTTAAAAGTGAATTACTGTAACTCAgttaacatgaaaaataaaatgaagatttAAGCTTTTTGAGGAGTTAATAAGGAaacaattctcctctcacttaccctaatataaatcaggaataattgcactgaagtcaatagagatgCACTGCTATAAACCTGGGATAGATGAGAGAAGAATGACACCAAAAGAGAGGCATCGTCTTCAATTTTTAATGTCTCTCTATAAATTCATGCCCAATGCACCTGCACAGACACAGATTATCACTTTCACAGCACCATTCCCCATGTGCTGTGTTGCCATCACCTCCATATATAGTCTGGTGACCACGTGGGAATTATTCCCAAAAAGCATCTGCTGCGATGTTGCCCAGCAACTGGAGCCATCCTTAGTAACAACTGACCAAGAGGTCAGCCTTCCATAACAACACAAGGTTTTCTTCTCCATCTGATACAGGGATGGGTTTTAGAACAGAGAGCTTCAATCCGAGGAGACTGCAagagctgaggagggggctattggtCATCAGACAAAGCATCAGAGAGGTGCAATATGATCATCATTCCGTAGCCATTGCCAGTCTGGAGCACCAGGGTTATTGGTGACCCTCCATCATCCTCATTTCATGCTAGGAAGCAGATTCAGTCCTGCTGTATTTCCAATATCTTTGATGGAGTTGGACCATCATTGCCTCTTTCTTATTACTTCTTTCATTCAGCATTTCAGGATCTCCCTTGTCTTTCCGCATGATGGAGAAAAAGGagattttttcctctcttcctcctcctaaaTGTTGTATATCTTTTTTCTGCCTTCATCTCCCAGCTCTTCCTGGGGTGCGATCCTCCCTCCACAATACATGAATAGTTCAAAGCTGTTGTATACACTCTGGGATTCAGGAAGAACATGGCCCTTGGGTGGGATCTGGGTGGAACTGTTCTGTTTCTTCAGCACCCCCTGTCCTTTCCCATGTATCACACTCAATGATAGTGATTGCTCCTCTTTACCAGCCATTCATTACTCTGCCTCCATTCTGCCATAGCCTGGAAACAGCCTCTCCAATATGTGTTCTCCGCGACAGCCACATATGGCAACCCCAAAATCCTTTCAAAGTTAATGCCAAAAAGTGAGTGACTGAATTCTTATTCAGGCAAGCTTCCTGTGACgttaatggggctactcacattgAGGATCGAAGATTCACAGGCAATTGAATTTTGACCCCTGTTCTCACCCATACCCCCCACCTAATGCAACTAGATTTATAGCAGAAGAGTGACATCACTCATCTCTAGACACATCTCCCCAGAGTGCTGCTGGAATTGCCTTGCACGCTGCAACTATGCTGGCTCTGGTCTCTCTTCTTTGGTGGATCAGTAAGACCTTAGCACTTTAGTGGGTGTGGTAACCTAGTGTAAAGATCACCATATATATGGGCAAGattctgtctccctctagtgtCTGGACAAAACAAAGACAGCAGCCTGCCACAAATTGACATGCAAAGAATGTTATTACTTTAGGTTAAGTGCAGAGGCCTGAGTTTTTGTTACAGGTGATTCTGGATTCAATACATTTCAGAGAGACAGAAAGTATCTATCTACCCCCATACACATTTGCCTTATACATTTCTggttataaaatttgcaggtgacaccaaACTGAAAGAGGTTGCAAGAACAGCTTTAGAATTCCATGAGTCTTTGGAACTTCCATTGTCTCCCTGACTCTTCATTCCATGCAGACAGTGAGTGACACACACATCTATGTCTCTTAGGTTGCCTGGAGAGCAAATTTAACTCTTTTCCCCCCAACTGGGTAGTCACTAAGCttataggggaaactgagacatgcaTAAGACATGCATATTACaaacattcccactttgtcacaagtGTATTAATAAGGGTATCATATGCAAGATATGGCATATGATTTTTCAGCTcttctcagcactggtgaggaGTTAGATGGAGTAACCTGCAGCACTAGAACTTGGGACCACAAGGGTTCTAGGTTGCTGAAGCCTCCACAGACTGCCCACTGATCTTTCTTCAGACCTGCTCCTGAGAGATCATAGACTCCAGCTTCTGACCCAGCCTGTCTCCTGGTTTGCACTCTGGCCTGTCTCGGATTCTGACCCTCGAGTACCTGACTCCCGACTGCCACTAGGTCTGACTGCTCATGACCCAGGGGCGACAAGTATTGTGTCCAGATTTGAgtaccacactttaagaaagatgtggacacctTTTATCAGGCTGTGGGTGGGAAGGATCAGAGAATGGCAGAATGTTAGTTTCCAGCCCCAGTGACCTGGCCAGCCGCAAACCACAGCTGTCACGGAGcaaggggggagaagagaggagggaaCTGTGTCTTCCTGAGTCAGAAATCCTTCCCTTGGGCTGGTCCTGGGACAGTGTAGCAGTGTCCCCATCTCTGATGAAGCACAGGAACAGGTAGCTTGTGGCAATGAAATGCTGAATAACACTGATGGGGGCCAAGTCATCAGTGAGAACTCTTGGCCCACCTGTAGAGTTACCTTCCCTTATTCAGTCATTTCAGGTAATAGAACTGCCACATTCCAATTAGCAGGAGATGAAGAGTGGGGATTGGTTGATTTACCTCTGATTTCACCAAGGTCCCGACACAAAGTGACCTGAGCTACTGACTTGGCCATGTGTAAAATGTATTCCTAATCTAGTGATTTGACAAAATTCTTTTTAACAATTTAGCTTCATAAAAACATAGTGTCTTCAAATGTAACCtacatacatattttaaatgagTTCTTACATTGAAGAAAGTGTGAAGAGAATGTTTCATTCCAGTTTTAAGATCACTCGGCCCAAAGCTAGATATGACAAATGCTAAATTTCTTAAGGatcttattttaattattttattgtaatgaactaattaaaatattt
It encodes the following:
- the LOC140898000 gene encoding olfactory receptor 10A7-like; the encoded protein is MKPTMNRCQENQTTITEFILLGFGTFPQLQILLFLLFLVICIVTLAGNILIIALVVADQHLHTPMYFFLGSLSCLETCYSLTILPRMLASLLTGDRTISVSGCLTQLYFFGSLAAAECSLLSVMSYDRYLAICKPLHYASLMNSRFCIKLVVGSWIGGFICMAICISMTSRITFCGPNEIDHFFCDLSPVIKLSCSDTHTVEVTAFINSSIFTLPPFLLILASYVCIISTILRISSTTGRKKVFSTCSSHLIVVTIFYGTLVIVYLVSGSDILRHLNKVFSVFYGVLTPLVNPLIYSLRNKEVKEAFRKAVLQSLGVVYLWPLDTFWRKIRTPSQSLKNTLHPCSEEYCVSSLILAYLFLEFE